A single Bufo bufo chromosome 6, aBufBuf1.1, whole genome shotgun sequence DNA region contains:
- the LOC121003822 gene encoding sperm acrosome membrane-associated protein 6-like: MRFFMSYYLLLQIIVFLCGAQVATSCLKCFTTPADRASICYHAVSLDKMGAEECLQRLHWGFDPLNNISIAFNQIQNIRKYLKTFEKEVKKIEKLSWVEQFDKKMAEFVKGVKDRVASHPPLECRPPCGLQKAARTFSCSRCAEEDCKIPVTCPLKDIKVEELEETRIWCTASFILPDHPKVVWKYAKNIKKTDLSNFKDFYIGNDLDVHIKPTRVSHKGTYACEIIDEDDDIILRRFFYLDVTQTKSKAMEEIEAEFHRALAQKLPTQEEEEERIEHGPSTKDIILTFLQSHVSYAIYAAVCCLIVTVLVGFLWRHALSVDWSKKTSGPRTSFPPEHYLP; encoded by the exons ATGCGATTCTTTATGTCCTATTATCTGctgctgcagataatagtatttctATGTGGAGCTCAGGTAGCGACATCTTGCCTGAAATGTTTCACCACCCCAGCGGACAGAGCCAGCATTTGTTACCATGCGGTCTCGCTGGACAAAATGGGGGCCGAAGAATGTCTCCAGAGGCTACACTGGGGCTTTGACCCCCTGAATAACATCTCGATAG CCTTCAACCAGATACAGAACATCAGAAAGTATCTCAAGACCTTTGAAAAAGAGGTCAAGAAAATTGAAAAACTAT CTTGGGTAGAACAGTTTGACAAAAAGATGGCTGAATTTGTCAAAGGCGTGAAAGATCGTGTCGCAA GTCATCCACCGTTGGAATGCAGACCTCCATGCG GGCTTCAAAAAGCTGCCCGAACCTTTTCATGCAGCCGATGTGCTGAGGAGGACTGCAAGATCCCGGTGACCTGTCCCC TTAAGGACATCAAGGTGGAAGAGCTGGAAGAGACCCGAATCTGGTGCACGGCGTCCTTTATCCTTCCTGATCATCCGAAGGTTGTTTGGAAGTACGCCAAAAAC ATCAAAAAAACGGATTTGAGTAACTTTAAAGACTTCTACATTGGGAATGACCTGGATGTACACATCAAGCCAACCAGAGTCAGCCATAAAGGAACTTATGCCTGTGAGATAATTGATGAGGATGATGACATCATACTCCGAAGATTCTTTTATCTCGATG TGACGCAGACTAAATCCAAGGCAATGGAGGAAATAGAAGCTGAATTCCATCGAGCTCTGGCACAAAAACTACctacccaggaggaagaggaggagaggatCGAACATGGTCCCTCCACTAAAGACATCATCCTCACCTTCCTCCAGAGCCATGTCAGCTATGCCATCTACGCTGCTGTCTGCTGTCTTATTGTCACCGTATTGGTCGGGTTCCTTTGGCGTCATGCCCTGAGCGTAGACTGGTCGAAAAAAACATCAGGACCAAGAACCAGCTTCCCACCAGAACACTACCTGCCATAG